The DNA segment CGTGGCGTTGGGCATCGCGCAGGGCATCCGTGAGGCGCTGGTGTCAGGCATCGTGGACGGCGGCGCGGTGGGCGGCGCGGGCAAATAGATGCCTGGAGAACCGGGGACCACCGGGGTCTCTGGCGAGTTCCAGGCGCGGATTCTGGCCCTGGTGGCACGCATTCCGCCGGGCCGGGTCATGACCTACGGCCAGTTGGCACTGCTGGCCGGGCATCCCGGCGCGGCGCGGCAGGCGGGCCATGTCATGAACGGCCTGATGGGCGGCCAGGACGGGGCGGGGGCCGATCTGCCGTGGCAGCGGGTCATCAACGCGCAGGGCCGTGTCAGCACCCACAAGCTGGGCTTTGGTGATCTTCAGGAGCGCCTGCTGAGTGCCGAGGGCGTGAGTTTCGACGCCTCCGGGCGCTGCGATCTGTCCGCACGTCAGTGGTGGCCCGAGGAAGACCGTGACGCCCCACCCGAGGCGCTGTTCTAGAGGCAACAGCGTCTGGCAGCAACAGCGGGTACGGCGGAATGTGCCTCTAGCAGCAGGCCCTCTGAACCAGGGATTGCGGCAGACGGGGCCACCATCCAGCCCACAATCTGTTCTGCTGGACACCTGCTTAAAGGCCGCCTAAAAGAGCTGGGGGCGGCACGTCCCGGTCCTCCCAGCGTATGCTGGGGGCCATGAACCGAACGCACCCCAAGCGCCGCCGTGACCCCTGGGTCGAGGGCAGTCTGGCTTCCTGGATGGCGGGCGTGACCCTGGGCGCGGTCCTGGGGATCACCCTGCTGATCGCCACCCCCCGGCTGATGGCCGCCCCAGGCGAGACCGCCAAAGCGCCCACCGCCGCCGCGCAGACCGCCGGTGCTTCCCCCAGCAGCTCGGCCACCCCGGAGATGTCTGGCACCGAAGGAACCGCCGACACCAACGCTCCCACCACCGAAACCCCCGCCGACAACCAGAGCAGCGGCGGCACCTTGCCCGCCGCGCAGTCTCCCGCCGTGGCGGAAAATACCACTGGTGACCCAGCCCAGCAGGACACCAACGGGGCGGCAGAACCGGTGGCTGCGGGCGGCACGGCAGACGCCGCGCCCACCCCCAACGCCGCCAAGGGTGACGCTGCGGCGGGCACCACCATCTTCGCCAGCAACTGCGCGGGTTGCCACGGTGCGGGCGGCGGCGGCGGCATCGGCCCCAGCCTGGTCACCGATCAGGGGCCGAAAGGCTGGACACTGGCCCAGTTCACCACCGTGCTGCGTGAGGGCAAACTGCCCGAGGGCCGTGAACTGAGCGCCGTGATGCCCCGTTTCGCCGACGCCCAGCTCAGCGATACCCAGATCGCCGACGTGCTGGCCCACATCAAAACCCTGAACTGATTTTTTTCTAGGCGAAGTCGCCGTCCTGTACGAACAGAGCGGCGATTTCGTCTATCCGGCCTGAACCAGCCGTCCAGCAAGCGCCCGCAGGTCTGCCCGGTCCTCGTCGGCCACGCGGTAGGCCATGCGCCAGCGCTCGGGGGCGATCAGCGGGCGGACATTCCACAGTTCGCGCACGCGGCCCCGTTCCAGGGCGTCCTGCACCGCGAACAGCGGCACCAGCGTGGCCCCCAGTCCCACCTCTGCCGCGCCCACCACCGCGCGCAGATCGGGGGCCACCAGCATCTGCCGGGCCGCGAACCGCTCGCCCAGAACACCCAGAAAGAATCGCCGCGTCACAGGCAATTCCACGCTGGAGCTGACCCAGGGACGGGCATTGAGCCACCCCGCCAGACTGCCCAGCGGCATCTCCGGCGCGGGCCAGTCGGGTGGGCCGATCAAGACATATGGCACCCCGGCCAGTGCCCTCTCGCTCAGGGCGCGGCCCTGGACCGCAACGCTGACCAGCGCGGCGTCCAGCGTTCCAGCCTCCACGCGCTCCAGCAGACCGCGCGCCTCGCCGAAGCTGAGGTGCAGGGGCTGTTCCCAGCCTTCCAGGCGCGGCAGAACGTGGCCGTGCAGGAATTCCGGCGTGCTGCCCAGCCGCAGCGGCGTGTCGACCAGGATGGGGCGTGACACGCGCAGGCCACGGGCCACGTTGTTCAGCCGGTCCACCGCGTCCGCCACGGCGGCATACAGCAGCTTGCCACGTTCGGTGGGCGTCACGCCGCGCGGCGTGCGGATGAACAGCGCCTCGCCCACGCGGGCCTCCAGTGCGGCCAACTGGGCGCTGACCGCAGGCTGGGTCAGGTGCCGCTCGCGGGCCGCGCCGCTGACACTGCCAGCCCGGTAAATCGCCACGAACACCCGGAACGCCTCCGCCATTGCCATCAGGTTCTGTTATACCGCCCAGCAGCAGCCATGATTTGAAGTCATGGGCCAGGGCCGCGCACAATCGGCTCATGTCCACTTCCTCGTCCAGCAATCAATTCAACGCCCACGCCAGCAAGTACGCCGCCAGCGAGGTCCACAGGCACGGCCCCAGCCTGCCCGTGCTACTGGACTACTCCGCACCCACACCGCAGGACCGCGCGCTGGATGTGGCGACGGGGACGGGCAATACGGCGCACGCCCTGGCTCCTTTCGTGAAGGAAGTCGTGGGCCTGGATCTGGCCGAGGGGATGCTGGCCCACGCCCGGCAACGCGCCCAGGACGACGTGCAGACTAACGCCAGCTTCGTGGTGGGCAGCGCTGAGGACATTCCCTTCCCCGACGCCTCTTTCACGCTGGTCACGTCGCGCCATGCCCCGCACCACTTTCTGAATCTGGACCGCTTTCTGGCCGAGGCGTTTCGCGTGCTGGAAGGCGGCGGGCGGCTGGTGGTGGCCGATCAAATCAGCCCCACCCCCGCCGTGCAAGTGTGGATGGACGAATACCAGACCCTGCGCGATCCTAGCCACCACGCCCAGCGCACCGTGGAGGCGTGGCGGAAGCTGGCGCAGGAGGCGGGCTTCGTGTGGACGCCGCATACGCTGGTCCCGTATCGCCTGGACTTCGCATGGTGGACGGCGCAGTCCGGTTGCACACCCGAAACTGTGGAACGCCTGCGTGCCCATGCCGACGCCCTGAGCGAGTCTGAACGGCAGGCGGCTGGGCTGGAATACGGCGGCGGCGAACTGGTGGCCCACCACGAGCAGATGATGGTGGTGCGGCTGGAGAAACGCTGAATGCTCATCGGGGTCAGGTGTCTGGCGGCGGTCCAATCTGCGGGTAAGGTTGGAGAGAAGCCAGAGCTTTTTGCCCTTACCGCAGCCGGATAGACGGCCCCAGAAAGACCGCGTACAGCAGTGTGAACAGCAGTCCGCCAAGGGTCCAGGCCCAGTTGCGGGGCAGCGCCAGCGGCGGCTGGCTGCTCTGGACGTGGCGGTTCATGAACTGCATGGTCCACGCCAGCCCAGAGGTACCGCCCAGGCTGGCAGCAGCAGCAGAGGTCAACACGATCACCAGCCCCAGCGGGTTGAACAGGCCCACCAGCACCGACACCACTCCACCTGCCAGATAACTGGTCAGAGACAGGCGCTGGGCGTGCCGGACACGCGCCACCCCCTCTCCACCGATGACTGCGCCCATTCGGGCCAGCATGACGCGCACGCTCAGGGTGTAGGCGGCCACGCCCAGCGCCACCAGCAGTGTGCGCCACAGCCACTCGGGAGACAGTTCATAGGCCGCGCCGTCCCGACTGGTGCCGAAATCGCCCAGACCCGTTACACCGGAGAAGAGCAGGTAGCCGCTGGCCGTCAGCGCCCCCACCGAACCGAGCAGCCACAGAAAAAAAATCAGATGGGGCGAGGTCACCCGGCCAGCGCGCAGAACCGCGAAGCAGACCAACCCCGTCAGCAGGCTGACCAGCGGCCCGGCCAGCGCCACCAGCCGGATACCCAGATCCGACATCCCGCCGTAAGAACAGTCCACATAAAACGCGCCCAGTTCGCGCAGGGTGCCGCCCAGGGCCAGACAACTCACGGCATGTCCCAGATGCTCATGGAGCGCGGTGCCCAGCAGGTAGGCTAGGAAAGCGATGGAAACCACGGTCAGAAGGTCGATCGGAACCCGGCGGACAGAGGGGACGGACGCGGCGCTGGTCATGGCTGGGCCTCCTTGAGGGGTTGAGGCGATCATTCAAGCATGCGCGCGGTCAAGACATGCAGTTCTACCGCTGCGGCCCACCCAGACCCCCGGCCAGCGCGTCCTGCGAAAGTCTGTACAGCGCCCACTGCCCCGCCGCGAACCACGCGCCCAGCAACGTGAAGCCCAGGCATAGTACCCTATACCCCCAGTGTCAGCCTGCGCCCGCTGCGCTCCACGGTCTGTCGCCACGCCGCCGCCGATTCACGGGCCTCGGCCAGCTCAGGCATGGGCGGGCGGGTTCTCAGGGCGTCCTCCCACCCGGCGGTCAGGGTCACGGCGGTATTCAGCGCCTCCTTGCCAAAGGCCAGATCCAGAAACGGCGCGGCGCGTGCGCCCTCGGCCAGCCTGTTCAGCGCCCCCACCGCCGCCAGCGTCTGCGGGTCGGCCAGCGGATCAAACGGCGCAAGGGTGGCCTGCGCGTCGGCCAGCCGGGTTTCCAGCGTCTGAAGCTGCCAGTCCGCACGCTCCAGCGCGGCGCGGGCTGGAATCAGCGCCGCGAAGACGCCCACCCACATCGCCAGCACCAGCACGGCGGCCAGCCACAGCCCGCCCAGACCCAGACTACGGGCCAGCCGGACGCGGCGGCGGGGATTCACGGCGCTGAAGTCAGGCCCAGTTCCGCCCGCGCCGCCCGTGTCAGGCCTGCCACCACCAGCGCGTGACTGCCCTCCAGCAGTTCGCCCACCAGCACATCCGGCAGGCTGCCGTCCAGCGTCAGCGTGACCCAGTGGCGTTTGTTCAGATGGTAGCCGGGAACGATGGCCGCGTGGGCGGCGCGCAGATCGTCACCCCGCTCAGGGCGCACCTTGAGCGACAGCGTGAGCGGGTCCGCCGAGATGTCGCTCAACCCATAGACCTTACCGCCCACCTTCCAGACCAGCGTCGTAGGGCCGAAGGGAAAGGTTTCCTGCGAGCAGGCCAGCCACGCGCACGCCTCCCGCAGTTGGGCCACTGTTTGCATGGCTCCAGAATACGGCGCTCAGCTTTCTGCCGTCGGGTCCACTCCCTCCTCCGTTTCCAGTGCCAGATTCGCCTCGGTCATGGAGGCGTCGCCGCCCAGCAGACCCGTGACCTCCCCGGCGCTCATGCCGTCGCCTGTGGGGGCCGGAACTTCCGGCAGCGTGCGCTGGGGCAAGCCTTCAGGCGTGTGGAGGGTGGGCTGAGTACCTTGCTCACCCTCGGAATCGTTTTTCGTCATGCCCCAGCATGGGCCACAGAGGTCAGGAAAAGTTGAGAGGGGCTGAAAGCAGGGCAGAACATAGGAGAGGGGCGCGGCAAGTGCAATGCCGCGCCCCTGATTCTCCATAACCCTTATTTGGGCATCATCTTGTACAGCTCCATTCCCCGCGCGGTGCGGTCCTTGAAGCCCTTCCAGGAGGTGTCGTCGGCCTTCGGCGTGCCATCGGCGTTGCGGCTCACCTTGATGTCGTTGGACAGGGGGGTGGGCACGTTCAGGTAGGCGGCGTCTTCCGTCTTGCCCTTCAGTTTCCAGTCCAGGAAGGCCGTCACGAAATGCTGGTTGATGTTGTTCAGGCGGCCCATGTCCCAGGCGGGTTCGGCGTAGTGCATGTAGTCGTCGAAGCTGTTGATGGACGCGGCGGGGGGCGGGTTGGGCGCGGCGTTGTGCGAGGCGTTCTCGTAGACCAGCATGTAGCGCTCGGCGTTCACGGCGTTTTCAAACAGCGGCTTCACACCGCCCTCGTAGAAGGCCACGTCGTCACGGCTGCCCACCACGAACATGGTGGGGACCTTCAGGCCAGCCAGTCCGTCGTCGTTCCAGAAACCGTACTTGCCGCCAAAATTGACGCCGATGCTCTTCACGGCGGCGTCGCCACCCCACGGCGCGAAGGCCACCACGGCCTTGATGCGCGGGTCCACCTTGAAATTGCCGACCTCGCGCACCTTGAGCGCGTCGCCGGGAATCAACGGCCCCATTTCCGGGCCGTAACCCGCTCCAGCCGCGTTCAGTGCGCCGTAGCCGCCCATGCTGTAGCCCACCAGCGCGGTATCGTCGGCGTTGATCAGGCCGCTCAGCGGTGAGCCGCTGCCTGCCGCGCCCAGCCGGGCCATCTCGCCCAGCACGAAGTTGTCGTCTATCGCCCGGTTCAGCAGCGTGCTGCCAAAGGCGGCCTTGTCGGCGGTGGTGCTGTCGGTATGATCGATGGCCACCACGATGTAGCCCTTGCTCGCCAGATTCTCGGTCAGGTAGGTCATCAGGTAACGGCTACCCGGATAGCCGTGAGACACGATCACCAGCGGGTACGGGGCCTTGCCTGCCACGGGCGGCGCGTCGCGGGTGGCGCGGCCCAGCGTGATGAACGGCGTGTTGGGGCGCTTGGGATCATTGGGGCCGCTGCCCAGAAAATCGGTGTAGGTGGTGACGCCCGAACCGCTGTCGCCCTGCGCCGGATACCAGACCTCCACGGTGAGCGGGCGGTCATAGCGGGGAACGTCGCCTTCCTTGGGCGCATTCACGATGTCCAGTTGGCCGGGGTTGGTCAGCTTCAGCGTCCGCACGCCCACCGCGTAGGGGCCGCGTGCGCTCAGCTCGGGTGCGTCGGGGCGGGCGTCGCCAGGGATCGACTGGGATGGGGCCGAGGCCGCCAGTTGGGCGTGGGCGGCGGGAACGAGCAGGGCCAGGGTCAAAAACAGAGCTGATCTTTTCATGGCGGGAAACCTCCGGGGAACAGGCAACGGCACTCGCCGCGCAGAGGCAGCAGGCTTGGATTGTCGATGCGGGGCTTAGCCTAGCTCCAAAGTGGGGAGGCCATGCGGGAATCAGCCGGGCTGCCACCCGCCGTCGCCGCGCAAGGCCAGCAAATCCAACTCCCACAGCAGTGCGGCATGGAGTTCGGGGTCCAGACCGGAGGTGGCGGCCTCGTGCAGCAAATCCTCGATCATCTCAGCACAGAGGATGGGCTGTCCTTCCAGATGACTCAGCCGCACCCATCCGTTTATCAACACGTCCAGCGTCAGCAGCGTTTCGCCCGCCTCATCCCGCAGATGGACGAGGGTGCGCTGGACCGCAGGAGCATTCATTCACCCCGAGTTTAGCGGTCAGCAGTTCAAGCACCAAAAAGAGAAACTGGAGATCCACACTCAGCGGCCTCCAGTCTGCTTCAGATGTGGTTGAACTCAGAGGTGTTGGGATCAGCGCCCGTGTGTTCCTTCTGCCGGGAAATCATCGGGGATGAAGTTGAAGATTTCCAGGTCATCCACACTGTCACCCGCTCCCTGAAGCTGGGCCAGTTCAGCGGCGCTGGCACGCGGCTGCTGCGTGTCGTGGCCGTACCCCAGCGCGTCGGCCATCACGGCGGCGGGCACGGCGGAGAACATCCGGGCGGCCTGCGCGGGGGTGGCGTCCAGCAGCACGTCGGACAGCACCTCATCGGGAATGTCCTGGGAAATGCGGGAGCGGGCAGCGGCGATGGCAGCGGGGTCCAGTTCGGGCCGCTCGGCGGTTTCCTCGTCCAGATGGGCGGTGCCGGGCGGACGCAGCCCACGTAGACCCTTGCCCCGCCACCAGAACGCCGCCAGCAGCAACACGGCCACAACCACCACGAATATCATGGCCGCAGGTTACGGCCCGCCATCTCACGGCATTCTGCCCGCCAGCGGCATGAATGACGGGAATTACACACTGCTGCCCCCAGTGGGCCACCCGCCCGGACGCCTACGCCTCGCTGTAGGTCTTCTCGATGGGCATGCCCACCGCGTTGCCCCACTCGGTCCAGCTTCCGTCGTAATTGCGGACCTTGGGGTAGCCCAGCAGCTCGCGCAGCACAAACCAACTGTGGCTGCTGCGTTCGGCAATCCGGCAGTACGCGATGACGTCCTTATCGGGGGTCACGCCCTCACCCGCATACAGCTCCTTCAACTCGTCGGCGCTTTTAAAGGTGCCGTCCTCGTTGGTGGCCTTGGCCCACGGAATGCTGCGTGCGCCGGGAATGTGGCCGCCGCGCAGCACGCCTTCTTGCGGATAGTTCGCCATGTGCGTGACCTTGCCCGAAAACTCGTCGGGGCTGCGGACATCCACCAGTGCGCCCTTGCCCGCCTGCACGCTTTCCAGGTGCGCCCGGACCTCGTCGCGGTAGGCCCGCAGGCTCTCGTCACGGGTCAGTTGGGGATACTGGGTGGCCTCAATGGTGGGGTAATCGGTACTGGTTTCGCGCTCCTCGGCCATCCATTTCTGACGTCCGCCGTTCATCAGCTTGAGGTTCTGCACGCCGCTGTAAGACAGGAACCAGTACGCGTAGGAGGCCCACCAGTTGCTCTTATCGCCGTACAGGATGATCTGGTCACCCTCTTTGATTCCCAGACGTCCCAGCAACTCCGACACCTGATCCGGGCCAATAAAGTCGCGCTCCACTGGATGCCAGAAGTCGGTCTGCCAGTCCACCTTGACTGCGCCGGGGATGTGGCCGGTGTCGTACAACAAAATATCCTCGTCCACTTCAATCAGGCGGACGCCGGGGGTATTCAGGTTCTGGGCCACCCAGTCGGTGTTGACAAGTACATCTTTTACATATCCCGAATCAATACTGTCCATAAATTGAACCTCCAGAGTTGCTCTGCTCAGATCTTCTCGCCAGAGTCTAACCTTCACCACTAGTTGACCGATCATGTCAACTGGACAAACCTCACCATAGCGGGCCGGGGCGGGGCGGTACAGTGACGCATGACCTCTGATCCTTCCTCCAGCGCTGTTCTCCCTGACAAGCTCCAGGGCATTGTGAGCATGTTCAAAAGTGCGCCCAAGTCGCTGCGCCTGCAAGCCCTGCTGGAATACAGCCGCAAGCTGCCGCCGCTGCCCGCCAAGTACGTGGAACACCCGGAATTCATGCAGCCGGTCCCCGAATGCACCAGCCCGTTCTTTCTGGTGACCGAGCAGGACGGGAGCGGCGGCGTCAACATGTATTTCAAGGTGCCCGAGGAAGCCCCCACCGTGCGCGGCTACGCGGGCATTCTGCATGAAGCGCTGGACGGGGCCTCGCCCGAGACCATCCTGAACATTCCCGACGACTTCTACATGAACATGGGCCTGTCCGAACTGATCACGCCGATGCGCCTGCGCGGCATGGGCGCGATCCTGATGCGCCTGAAGAACGTGGTGCGCGAGGGTGAGAAGGCGGAAAGCTAGAGCCTCAGCTTCCGTTCTGAAAGATCAGCCCCTCTCCTGCAAGTGGAGAGGGGTTTTGCCTATTCTCTACTCGGCAGCACCCTGTCCAGTGCCAGCGCGGTCAATCCCAGCCCCAAGCCGTAGGCCAGATGCGCGCCCAGACGGTTGATGTGGCCCTTCGGGGTGGACCCACCGGGACCGTCCTGAAGCCCCATCAGCGGCACCAGTCCCTCGTCCATCAGCGCCCACAGGCCAACGCCGAAGATGGCGGCCTTGAAAGGCTGATCGGGGCCAGCCAGCGCGCCATATAGCCCGCCGTTCAATACACCCATGCCCCAGTGGACGCCTTCGCTGAGAGCGGTACGGGTGCCGTCTTTCCTGGGGGTATGGCCCTCGGCGGCCTCGTAAGCCAGCCTGCCCAGCGCGGCGGTACTGCTCTCGCCAGGGGCGTGCAACTGCCCCAGCGGCGCGATGCTGTGGCGGTCCGGCGTCGGTTTCTGATCGCCTTCCCCATCACCCTGAAGCAGCGGGGCAACCCGTGTCCAGTATTGCCCCATCGCCAGCGTCCCCACGGCCCCACCGATCAGGCCGATCACGATATTTCGGAAGAATGCCATTCCATAGAGTAAGAACAAATACTGTTCTGGCCGCCGAACATAAAGGAAGTGGGAACGCTCCTCTACACTGTTCGCCATGCAGCCCTACCTCGACCTGATGCGGCAGATTCTGGACCACGGCGCGGTGAAAACAGACCGCACCGGCACGGGCACCCGCAGCATCTTTGGCGCGCAGATGCGCTTTGATCTGGCGGACGGCTTTCCACTGGTCACCACCAAGAAGATTCACCTGAAGTCCGTGATTCACGAATTGCTGTGGTTCTTATCGGGCAGCAGCAATGTGGGGTATTTGCAGGACAACGGCGTGAAAATCTGGGACGAGTGGGCGGATGAACAGGGCGAACTCGGCCCGGTGTATGGCGTGCAGTGGCGCAACTGGCCCACGCCGGACGGGCGGCACATCGACCAGATCGCGCAGGTGGTCGATCAGATCAGAACCAACCCCGATTCCCGCCGCCTGATCGTCAGCGCGTGGAATGTGGGCGAGATCGAAAACATGGCCCTGCCCGCGTGCCACGCGTTGTTTCAGTTCTACGTGGCCGATGGACGCCTGAGCTGTCAGCTCTACCAGCGCAGCGCAGATGTGTTTCTCGGCGTGCCGTTCAACATCGCTTCCTACGCCCTGCTGACCATGATGGTGGCGCAGGTCTGTGATTTGCAGCCAGGGGACTTCGTCTGGACGGGCGGCGACTGCCATCTGTACAGCAACCATCTGGAGCAGGCGCGCGAGCAACTGACGCGTAACCCCAGGCCGCTGCCCACCATGCACCTGAACCCGGACGTGAAAGACCTGCTGGACTTCAAATACGCGGACTTTAAGCTCACAGGCTACGAGCCGCACCCACACATTAAGGCGACGGTGGCCGTTTGACCCTGCATCCAAAAAAATCACGCGTGACGTTCGTGGTGGCGATGGCCGAGAACCGCGTGATCGGTAAGGATGGCGACTTGCCGTGGCGTCTGCCCGCCGATCTGGCGCATTTCAAGCGGCTGACCGTGGGCAAGCCGGTGGTGATGGGCCGCAAGGTCTATGACTCGATTGGCAGGCCGCTGCCCGACAGACAGAACATCGTCCTGACGCGCAATCCAGACTTTCAGGCTCCCGGCTGTATCGTCGTCCACTCGTCAGGGGAAGCGTTAGAAGCCGCCGCTGGCCCAGACATCATGATTATCGGCGGCGAGGAGATTTACCGGCTGTATCTGCCACAGGTAGGGCGGGTGGAACTGACCCTGATCCATGCGGAGATCGGGGGCGATACCTTTTTCCCTGAACTGCCGGGCCAGTGGACGGAAACGGCGCGGCGTGAGCGGGCGGCAGATGAGCGCAACCCATATGACCTCAGTTTTCTGACGCTGGAGCGGACCCCTCTTCCATAACGCTACGGTAACCCTGATGTTGCAGCTCCAGTTATGGTGAACAGGTCATACAGAATCCGTGTCAGCTTCCGTTTTCACTGTTGGCGGCGGCTCCATGATCACCAGTGGCCCGGCCTGCTGCGCCAGTGCGCGGGCGGCGGCGGCATCCAATGGGGGCGAGAGGTAAAAGCCCTGCGCCAGCGTGAAGCCCAGCGCCCGAACCTGTGCGAACTGCTCAGGCGTCTCGATGCCCTCGGCCACGGTGGTCAGCCCCAACGCCTGCCCCAGTTCGGACACCGCCCGCACCAGCGCCGTGCTGGTGTGGCCGCCGTCCAGATCAGCGATAAAGCTGCGGTCCACCTTCAGGTCACTGATCGGAAACTGGCGCAGGTAACTCAGCGACGAGTAGCCGGTGCCAAAATCGTCCAGAGCCAGCCCCACGCCCAGTTCACGCAGCGTCCGCATGGTGTCCAGGGTGGTCGTGCGGTCATTCATCAGGACGTTCTCGGTCAGCTCCAGCGTCAGGCGTTCGGGGGCCAGCCCGCTGCGGCCCAGCACGCCCCGGACCTCGGCCACCAGACCGGGCAGATGCATCTGGGCTGCCGTCAGGTTGACGCCCAGCGCCAGGGCCGTGCGTCCGGGCAGCGCGGGCCAGGTGGCAGCCTCATGGGCCGCCGTCCGTAGCGTCCAGCGGTCCAGCGGCACGATCAGGCCGGTGTCCTCGGCCAGCGGAATGAAGGTCTCAGGACTGAGCAGCCCGCGCGTGGGGTGGGGCCAGCGCACCAGGGCCTCGAAACCCCGCAGGTGGCCGCTGCCGAGGTCCACGACGGGCTGATACCAGACCTCCAGCGCGCCGCTGCCGATGGCCGCCCGCAATTCGGTCTCCAGTTCCAGGCGCTCCAGAACCTCGCGGTGCATGGCGGCGTCGAAGACCTGGGCGCGGCCCCGGCTGTGGGCCTTGGCGTGGTACAGGGCCACGTCCGCGTTTCGCAGCAGGGTCTCGCCGTCCAGCGGTGTGCCGCCGCCCAGATCGCCGTCCAGATCGTCATACAGCGCGATGCCCAGGCTGGCGCGCACCTGCAATTCCAGACCCTGCACGGAAATCGCGGGTTCCAGCGCGCGCAACAGCCGGTCCGCCGTCTCGGAGGCCTGCTGGGGGCCAGGCAGATGCTCGAGCAACACGGCGAATTCGTCTCCGCCCAGCCGGGCCACCGTGTCACCCGGACGCACACCCGCCTGAAGACGCTGCCCAGTCAGGATCAGCACCTCATCCCCGGCGCTGTGGCCCAGGCTGTCGTTGATGGCCTTGAAATTGTCGAAATCCATCAGCAGTACGGCCAGACCATTGGGGGCCGGGGACGCCTCCAGCGCCCGCGCCACACGCTCGCCAAACAGGCGGCGGTTGCCCAGCCCGGTCAGCGGATCGTGCAGCGCTAGGTAAGCCAGCCGCGCGCTCAGGTGCTGCCGCTCACGGATCACCGCCCCAAGCAGCAGCCCCGAGACCGTCACCGTGACCAGCCCGAATTGCAGGGCCAGTCCGCTCGTTTCCGCGATCCGGCCCCCGGTCAGCAGGGCCACGCCCACGTTCAAGGCCAGCACGCACACGGCGGCGGGGGCAAAGCCGTGCCGGGTGGCAATCCACAGCACCGGGATGAACAGGGCGTAGCTGTAATTCAGGGTGGTGCCGCGCGGCCCGCCGTACCCGGCCCAGACCGCCGCCACCACCAGCACGGCGGCCACAGCGGCGTCGCGCGCCCAGGGCCAGACCTCTGATTTGGGCCGGGTTTCTGGTGGAAACGCAGGGGCCTGTGCGGGGGCGGACGACCACAGCCCCGGCCAGCGCCCCAGCAGCAGCAACAGCGGGGGGGCCAGCAACCCGACACCAGTGGCGCTGCCCGCCCACAGTTGCAAGGTCTGGGTCAGGCTCCGTTCGGTCAACTGAGGTCCAGTGGACAGCAGCCCGGCCACCGTCAGGTTAAAGACTTGCAAGGCCGACATCACCAGCGGCGCGCCCAGC comes from the Deinococcus sp. AJ005 genome and includes:
- a CDS encoding thymidylate synthase — encoded protein: MQPYLDLMRQILDHGAVKTDRTGTGTRSIFGAQMRFDLADGFPLVTTKKIHLKSVIHELLWFLSGSSNVGYLQDNGVKIWDEWADEQGELGPVYGVQWRNWPTPDGRHIDQIAQVVDQIRTNPDSRRLIVSAWNVGEIENMALPACHALFQFYVADGRLSCQLYQRSADVFLGVPFNIASYALLTMMVAQVCDLQPGDFVWTGGDCHLYSNHLEQAREQLTRNPRPLPTMHLNPDVKDLLDFKYADFKLTGYEPHPHIKATVAV
- a CDS encoding class I SAM-dependent methyltransferase, whose product is MSTSSSSNQFNAHASKYAASEVHRHGPSLPVLLDYSAPTPQDRALDVATGTGNTAHALAPFVKEVVGLDLAEGMLAHARQRAQDDVQTNASFVVGSAEDIPFPDASFTLVTSRHAPHHFLNLDRFLAEAFRVLEGGGRLVVADQISPTPAVQVWMDEYQTLRDPSHHAQRTVEAWRKLAQEAGFVWTPHTLVPYRLDFAWWTAQSGCTPETVERLRAHADALSESERQAAGLEYGGGELVAHHEQMMVVRLEKR
- a CDS encoding dienelactone hydrolase, producing MKRSALFLTLALLVPAAHAQLAASAPSQSIPGDARPDAPELSARGPYAVGVRTLKLTNPGQLDIVNAPKEGDVPRYDRPLTVEVWYPAQGDSGSGVTTYTDFLGSGPNDPKRPNTPFITLGRATRDAPPVAGKAPYPLVIVSHGYPGSRYLMTYLTENLASKGYIVVAIDHTDSTTADKAAFGSTLLNRAIDDNFVLGEMARLGAAGSGSPLSGLINADDTALVGYSMGGYGALNAAGAGYGPEMGPLIPGDALKVREVGNFKVDPRIKAVVAFAPWGGDAAVKSIGVNFGGKYGFWNDDGLAGLKVPTMFVVGSRDDVAFYEGGVKPLFENAVNAERYMLVYENASHNAAPNPPPAASINSFDDYMHYAEPAWDMGRLNNINQHFVTAFLDWKLKGKTEDAAYLNVPTPLSNDIKVSRNADGTPKADDTSWKGFKDRTARGMELYKMMPK
- a CDS encoding LysR family transcriptional regulator, giving the protein MAMAEAFRVFVAIYRAGSVSGAARERHLTQPAVSAQLAALEARVGEALFIRTPRGVTPTERGKLLYAAVADAVDRLNNVARGLRVSRPILVDTPLRLGSTPEFLHGHVLPRLEGWEQPLHLSFGEARGLLERVEAGTLDAALVSVAVQGRALSERALAGVPYVLIGPPDWPAPEMPLGSLAGWLNARPWVSSSVELPVTRRFFLGVLGERFAARQMLVAPDLRAVVGAAEVGLGATLVPLFAVQDALERGRVRELWNVRPLIAPERWRMAYRVADEDRADLRALAGRLVQAG
- a CDS encoding MmcQ/YjbR family DNA-binding protein, whose amino-acid sequence is MQTVAQLREACAWLACSQETFPFGPTTLVWKVGGKVYGLSDISADPLTLSLKVRPERGDDLRAAHAAIVPGYHLNKRHWVTLTLDGSLPDVLVGELLEGSHALVVAGLTRAARAELGLTSAP
- a CDS encoding c-type cytochrome, encoding MNRTHPKRRRDPWVEGSLASWMAGVTLGAVLGITLLIATPRLMAAPGETAKAPTAAAQTAGASPSSSATPEMSGTEGTADTNAPTTETPADNQSSGGTLPAAQSPAVAENTTGDPAQQDTNGAAEPVAAGGTADAAPTPNAAKGDAAAGTTIFASNCAGCHGAGGGGGIGPSLVTDQGPKGWTLAQFTTVLREGKLPEGRELSAVMPRFADAQLSDTQIADVLAHIKTLN
- a CDS encoding dihydrofolate reductase, which gives rise to MTLHPKKSRVTFVVAMAENRVIGKDGDLPWRLPADLAHFKRLTVGKPVVMGRKVYDSIGRPLPDRQNIVLTRNPDFQAPGCIVVHSSGEALEAAAGPDIMIIGGEEIYRLYLPQVGRVELTLIHAEIGGDTFFPELPGQWTETARRERAADERNPYDLSFLTLERTPLP
- a CDS encoding SufE family protein → MTSDPSSSAVLPDKLQGIVSMFKSAPKSLRLQALLEYSRKLPPLPAKYVEHPEFMQPVPECTSPFFLVTEQDGSGGVNMYFKVPEEAPTVRGYAGILHEALDGASPETILNIPDDFYMNMGLSELITPMRLRGMGAILMRLKNVVREGEKAES
- a CDS encoding MGMT family protein translates to MPGEPGTTGVSGEFQARILALVARIPPGRVMTYGQLALLAGHPGAARQAGHVMNGLMGGQDGAGADLPWQRVINAQGRVSTHKLGFGDLQERLLSAEGVSFDASGRCDLSARQWWPEEDRDAPPEALF
- a CDS encoding sulfurtransferase, giving the protein MDSIDSGYVKDVLVNTDWVAQNLNTPGVRLIEVDEDILLYDTGHIPGAVKVDWQTDFWHPVERDFIGPDQVSELLGRLGIKEGDQIILYGDKSNWWASYAYWFLSYSGVQNLKLMNGGRQKWMAEERETSTDYPTIEATQYPQLTRDESLRAYRDEVRAHLESVQAGKGALVDVRSPDEFSGKVTHMANYPQEGVLRGGHIPGARSIPWAKATNEDGTFKSADELKELYAGEGVTPDKDVIAYCRIAERSSHSWFVLRELLGYPKVRNYDGSWTEWGNAVGMPIEKTYSEA